In one window of Miscanthus floridulus cultivar M001 chromosome 12, ASM1932011v1, whole genome shotgun sequence DNA:
- the LOC136498134 gene encoding uncharacterized protein, with product MPPPPPSCPAAPPRPDNLMPDLSTAPPRIDAAADPSPSSEPQGTPPRSADRESSTECSAPEDSSDDFVLDSGAAVHATARADLLSDPKPPDEGTIVRTRVGGILPVLAVGCVRRPRFMVPQVHHARQLKNGCTAVISVRQLARQGLVITFGSDSCSVKEQSTGALVGEGRLREEDGFYHLGYLRVPQS from the exons atgccgccgccgcctccgtcttGCCCCGCCGCGCCTCCTCGACCCGACAACCTCATGCCTGATTTGTCCACGGCACCGCCGAGGATCGACGCCGCTGCAGATCCTTCTCCCTCCAG CGAACCGCAAGGGACTCCGCCACGCTCCGCCGATCGGGAATCGTCGACCGAGTGCTCAGCGCCTGAAGACAGCAGCGATGACTTCGTCCTCGACTCCGGCGCCGCCGTGCACGCCACGGCCCGCGCGGATCTGCTCTCCGATCCAAAGCCACCCGACGAAGGGACCATTGTGCGCACGCGCGTCGGCGGAATCCTGCCGGTCCTCGCCGTGGGCTGCGTACGAAGGCCGCGGTTCATGGTGCCCCAAGTCCATCACGCCCGTCAACTCAAGAACGGGTGCACTGCCGTCATCTCCGTGCGCCAGCTCGCGCGGCAGGGCCTCGTCATCACCTTCGGCAGCGACTCTTGTAGCGTCAAGGAACAGAGCACCGGTGCGCTCGTCGGGGAGGGGCGACTCAGGGAAGAGGACGGCTTCTACCATCTCGGCTACCTCAGGGTCCCTCAAAGCTGA